In Pseudonocardia sp. C8, one genomic interval encodes:
- a CDS encoding lipopolysaccharide biosynthesis protein, with translation MSLGGMVAGRVRSVRSEMGNPLYRNAYALMLNTVVNSGFGLVYWVFAARVFSTDDVGRGNALVNLMMMISVLTSLNFGQAIIRFLPNAGRDSASLVRTAYGISAGAAVLGSAGVMTYCHLAYSPGDPLHVSPAFGAWFVVSTAAWSIFNMQDQVLTGLRSAMWVVLENGVYGVVKLVLLVVVSFTSVADGVFTSWTAPVIALLVPFTLLISRRLLPRHVAESATRTGTGAPERAVLVRYMAGDYLGQVFNQAMSSFLPVLVVMVIGQAASAYLLPAQTVFLAMTMLSVAISSALVVEGSRKPERAHVFARAVLRRICVIVLPASVVIGLGAPLLLWFYGPQYVANSTLLLQLLMASMFPRVIVTLWMAKSRLTNRTGGLAVQQLVHAIIVLGGVPLLAPALGVDAVGWSWLAGELLLACVMAPSVIRWMRRPAPPEEPGGTAAPGDDTGPVAGPDTPTQELPRVRE, from the coding sequence ATGAGCCTCGGCGGGATGGTGGCGGGCCGCGTGCGGTCGGTACGCAGCGAGATGGGCAACCCCCTCTACCGCAACGCGTACGCCCTGATGCTGAACACGGTCGTCAACTCCGGGTTCGGCCTCGTCTACTGGGTCTTCGCCGCCCGGGTCTTCAGCACCGACGACGTCGGGCGCGGCAACGCGCTGGTCAACCTGATGATGATGATCTCGGTGCTGACCTCGCTGAACTTCGGTCAGGCGATCATCCGCTTCCTCCCCAACGCGGGCCGGGACTCCGCGTCGCTGGTGCGCACCGCCTACGGCATCTCGGCGGGCGCGGCCGTGCTCGGGTCGGCCGGCGTGATGACCTACTGCCACCTCGCCTACTCCCCCGGCGACCCGCTGCACGTGTCCCCCGCGTTCGGCGCGTGGTTCGTCGTCTCCACCGCCGCATGGTCGATCTTCAACATGCAGGACCAGGTCCTCACCGGCCTCCGCTCGGCGATGTGGGTGGTGCTGGAGAACGGCGTCTACGGCGTCGTCAAGCTCGTCCTGCTCGTCGTCGTCTCGTTCACCTCGGTCGCCGACGGCGTCTTCACCTCGTGGACGGCGCCGGTCATCGCGCTGCTCGTGCCGTTCACCCTGCTGATCTCCCGGCGGCTGCTGCCCCGGCACGTGGCGGAGTCGGCCACCCGCACCGGCACCGGCGCCCCGGAGCGCGCCGTGCTCGTCCGCTACATGGCGGGCGACTACCTCGGCCAGGTGTTCAACCAGGCCATGTCGTCGTTCCTGCCGGTCCTCGTCGTGATGGTCATCGGGCAGGCGGCCAGCGCCTACCTGCTGCCCGCCCAGACCGTGTTCCTCGCGATGACGATGCTCTCGGTCGCGATCAGCTCGGCGCTGGTCGTCGAGGGGTCCCGGAAGCCGGAACGGGCGCACGTGTTCGCCCGCGCCGTGCTGCGCCGGATCTGCGTGATCGTCCTGCCGGCGTCGGTGGTGATCGGGCTCGGGGCGCCGCTGCTGCTGTGGTTCTACGGGCCGCAGTACGTCGCGAACTCGACCCTGCTGCTGCAGCTGCTGATGGCGTCGATGTTCCCGCGGGTGATCGTGACGCTGTGGATGGCGAAGAGCCGGCTCACCAACCGCACCGGCGGGCTGGCCGTCCAGCAGCTGGTGCACGCGATCATCGTGCTCGGTGGCGTGCCGCTGCTGGCTCCCGCGCTCGGCGTCGACGCGGTCGGCTGGTCCTGGCTGGCCGGCGAGCTGCTGCTGGCGTGCGTGATGGCCCCGTCAGTGATCCGCTGGATGCGCCGGCCGGCTCCGCCGGAGGAGCCGGGCGGGACGGCCGCGCCGGGCGACGACACCGGCCCGGTCGCCGGCCCGGACACCCCGACCCAGGAACTCCCGCGGGTGCGCGAGTAG
- a CDS encoding FAD-dependent monooxygenase, with protein MRIACAGGGPAGLYLAVLAAIRSGGRDEVVVLERNEPGRTHGFAVTFGEDLLDDAFRNDPAGGAALRRAARLWSAQEIRVGDHRPAHVGGKYGYSIARVELLDVLARRAEQLGVRIEYGRAVESREEVDADVVVAADGIGSRLRGARAEHFGTTITDGANRYVWLGADRDSDTFVWDFQRTDAGWMWIHLYPSSNGLSTCIAECEPGTWTALGLDAMSGPEAITLIESVFGRTLGGCRIVEPPGGLDAQPWLRFREVRNRTWRDGELVLAGDAAHTTHFGIGSGTVLAMQDSMALADALYGTDGAAGRDVVDLRDGNGRGAALAAYDARRRAQVGPVQDAAHRNMQWFEQAGRQLERADDPVDFAWSLADRRGDMGRIHYQLHRATQVPALRQVRRGLTTARRVRRAVLREASGRSRGPQD; from the coding sequence GTGCGTATCGCCTGCGCCGGAGGGGGGCCCGCCGGGCTCTACCTGGCCGTGCTGGCCGCGATCCGGTCCGGGGGCCGGGACGAGGTCGTCGTCCTCGAGCGGAACGAGCCCGGGCGCACCCACGGCTTCGCCGTGACGTTCGGTGAGGACCTGCTCGACGACGCCTTCCGCAACGACCCGGCCGGGGGAGCCGCGCTGCGCCGCGCGGCCCGGCTGTGGAGCGCCCAGGAGATCCGGGTCGGCGACCACCGCCCGGCGCACGTCGGCGGCAAGTACGGCTACAGCATCGCCCGCGTCGAGCTGCTCGACGTGCTGGCCCGGCGGGCCGAGCAGCTGGGCGTGCGGATCGAGTACGGCCGGGCCGTCGAGTCCCGCGAGGAGGTCGACGCCGACGTCGTCGTCGCCGCCGACGGCATCGGCAGCCGGCTGCGCGGCGCCCGCGCCGAGCACTTCGGCACGACGATCACCGACGGCGCCAACCGCTATGTCTGGCTCGGCGCCGACCGCGATTCGGACACCTTCGTCTGGGACTTCCAGCGCACCGACGCCGGCTGGATGTGGATCCACCTGTACCCGTCGTCGAACGGGCTCAGCACCTGCATCGCCGAGTGCGAGCCCGGCACCTGGACGGCGCTGGGCCTGGACGCGATGTCCGGGCCCGAGGCCATCACGCTGATCGAGTCGGTCTTCGGGCGCACCCTCGGCGGGTGCCGGATCGTCGAGCCGCCCGGCGGGCTGGACGCGCAGCCGTGGCTGCGCTTCCGGGAGGTCCGCAACCGCACCTGGCGCGACGGCGAGCTGGTCCTGGCCGGCGACGCCGCGCACACGACCCACTTCGGCATCGGCTCGGGCACCGTCCTGGCGATGCAGGACTCGATGGCGCTGGCCGACGCGCTGTACGGCACGGACGGCGCGGCCGGTCGCGACGTCGTCGACCTGCGGGACGGGAACGGCCGCGGTGCCGCGCTGGCCGCCTACGACGCGCGCCGGCGGGCCCAGGTCGGGCCCGTCCAGGACGCGGCCCACCGGAACATGCAGTGGTTCGAGCAGGCCGGCCGCCAGCTGGAGCGGGCCGACGACCCGGTGGACTTCGCCTGGTCGCTCGCCGACCGGCGCGGGGACATGGGGCGGATCCACTACCAGCTGCACCGGGCGACCCAGGTGCCCGCGCTGCGCCAGGTCCGCCGCGGCCTGACCACGGCCCGGCGGGTGCGCCGCGCCGTGCTGCGGGAGGCGTCCGGCCGCTCCCGCGGACCGCAGGACTGA
- a CDS encoding FAD-dependent monooxygenase, with product MKIVCIGGGPAGLYLSVLARLRSGGRDEVVVAERNERGTASGFAVTLGEDVLDEFFRTDPVGAERVRAAAHMWDSQVVEVAGERVHLGGRYGYAIGRARLLELLAERAEELGVTLRHGTAAAAGGDVAADPLTADADVVVAADGVNSAVRTARAPAFGTRVAHGANRYAWFGTGKRFRPFTFAFEPTEAGWVWFHAYPAADCPSTCIVECAPETWTGLGLDRMDPGEGRRLLERIFARALDGHQLIAPPGVDASPWLRFREIRTMSWRDGNVVLAGDAAHTTHFAIGSGTVLAVSDAIVLAEHLYPRGSTGTDDVEAALAGYDACRRAAMAPVHQLARASMEWFETVPARLATADALEFSWSLLDRRHDQGRLNQRLHRATQVESIRRVRRGLTTARRVRRALRRKEINPRLTLR from the coding sequence GTGAAGATCGTCTGCATTGGCGGTGGACCTGCGGGTTTGTACCTCTCGGTGCTGGCCCGGCTGCGGTCGGGGGGCCGCGACGAGGTCGTGGTGGCCGAGCGGAACGAACGGGGGACGGCGTCCGGCTTCGCGGTCACTCTCGGTGAGGACGTTCTGGACGAGTTCTTCCGGACGGACCCGGTCGGGGCCGAACGGGTGCGGGCCGCCGCCCACATGTGGGACTCGCAGGTGGTCGAGGTGGCCGGCGAGCGGGTGCACCTCGGTGGCCGCTACGGCTACGCGATCGGCCGCGCACGGCTGCTGGAGCTGCTCGCCGAGCGCGCCGAGGAGCTCGGCGTGACCCTGCGGCACGGCACGGCCGCGGCGGCGGGCGGCGACGTCGCGGCCGACCCGCTCACCGCGGACGCGGACGTCGTGGTCGCCGCCGACGGCGTCAACTCCGCGGTACGGACGGCGCGGGCGCCGGCGTTCGGGACCCGGGTCGCGCACGGCGCCAACCGCTACGCCTGGTTCGGCACCGGCAAGCGGTTCCGGCCGTTCACGTTCGCGTTCGAGCCGACCGAGGCCGGCTGGGTCTGGTTCCACGCCTACCCGGCCGCGGACTGCCCGAGCACCTGCATCGTCGAGTGCGCGCCGGAGACCTGGACCGGTCTCGGCCTGGACCGGATGGACCCCGGCGAGGGCAGGCGGCTGCTCGAACGGATCTTCGCCCGCGCCCTCGACGGCCACCAGCTGATCGCCCCGCCCGGCGTGGACGCCTCGCCGTGGCTGCGGTTCCGCGAGATCCGCACCATGTCCTGGCGGGACGGCAACGTCGTCCTCGCCGGGGACGCCGCGCACACCACGCACTTCGCGATCGGCTCCGGCACCGTGCTCGCGGTGTCCGACGCGATCGTCCTGGCCGAGCACCTGTACCCGCGCGGCAGCACCGGCACCGACGACGTCGAGGCCGCGCTGGCCGGCTACGACGCCTGCCGGCGGGCCGCGATGGCCCCGGTGCACCAGCTGGCGCGCGCGAGCATGGAGTGGTTCGAGACCGTGCCCGCCCGGCTCGCCACCGCGGACGCGCTGGAGTTCTCCTGGTCGCTGCTGGACCGGCGGCACGACCAGGGGCGGCTCAACCAGCGGCTGCACCGCGCCACCCAGGTCGAGTCGATCCGCCGGGTCCGGCGCGGCCTCACGACGGCGCGGCGGGTGCGCCGGGCGCTGCGCCGCAAGGAGATCAACCCGCGGCTGACCCTGCGCTGA
- a CDS encoding amino acid permease, with protein sequence MGWSRTMPVERILARGLAGVDGEGGGSPLKRTLRARDMVGFGVGIIIGTGIFTLAGVEAQQHAGPAVTLSFLIGAIVAGLAAVCYAELASSVPTAGSAYTYAFATLGEVFAWIIGWDLLLEFGLGLAVVSRSWSGYLSELFGLPPEWFGEDATVNVGAVAIIAVLTVVAVVGIRESAWLTNALVLVKLAVCVLILAVGVFYVDPANLTPFIPQAQPPEGGGSVFTQPVVSGVFGLEPTVYGIGGMLSAAAVVFFAYTGFEALANLGEETRRPNRDLKIGLLGALGVCALLYVGVSLVLTGMVPYTEIDTGAPLAAAFSRVGLPWIGALIALGAVTGLTSVMMVELVTIGRIGFAMGRDGLLPEKIGTAHPRWGTPHRMTIIGGVVCAAIAAFTPITALADMVSIGALAAMIIVAVAVPVLRRTRPDLERPFRVPFSPVVPALTALACLYLMLNLNLDTWIRFAAWLALGLVVYAVYGRRHSLMGKEAARDQA encoded by the coding sequence GTGGGGTGGTCCCGCACGATGCCGGTGGAACGGATCCTGGCCCGCGGACTGGCCGGAGTGGACGGTGAGGGCGGCGGGTCGCCCCTGAAGCGCACGCTGCGGGCCCGGGACATGGTCGGCTTCGGCGTCGGCATCATCATCGGCACCGGCATCTTCACCCTCGCCGGGGTGGAGGCCCAGCAGCACGCCGGCCCGGCCGTCACGCTGTCGTTCCTGATCGGCGCGATCGTCGCCGGGCTGGCCGCGGTCTGCTACGCCGAGCTCGCCTCGTCCGTCCCGACCGCGGGCTCGGCCTACACCTACGCGTTCGCCACCCTCGGCGAGGTCTTCGCGTGGATCATCGGGTGGGACCTGCTGCTCGAGTTCGGGCTCGGCCTCGCGGTCGTGTCGCGGAGCTGGTCGGGCTACCTGTCGGAGCTGTTCGGGCTCCCGCCGGAGTGGTTCGGCGAGGACGCGACCGTGAACGTCGGCGCCGTCGCGATCATCGCGGTGCTCACCGTGGTCGCCGTGGTGGGCATCCGCGAGTCGGCCTGGCTGACGAACGCGCTGGTGCTGGTCAAGCTGGCGGTGTGCGTGCTGATCCTGGCCGTCGGCGTGTTCTACGTCGACCCGGCCAACCTGACGCCGTTCATCCCGCAGGCCCAGCCGCCGGAGGGCGGGGGCAGCGTGTTCACCCAGCCGGTCGTCTCCGGCGTGTTCGGCCTGGAACCGACCGTCTACGGCATCGGCGGCATGCTCAGCGCGGCCGCGGTGGTCTTCTTCGCCTACACCGGCTTCGAGGCGCTGGCCAACCTCGGCGAGGAGACCCGGCGGCCCAACCGGGACCTCAAGATCGGCCTGCTCGGCGCCCTCGGCGTGTGCGCGCTGCTCTACGTGGGCGTGTCGCTGGTCCTGACCGGGATGGTCCCCTACACCGAGATCGACACCGGTGCCCCGCTGGCCGCCGCGTTCTCGCGCGTGGGCCTGCCCTGGATCGGCGCGCTGATCGCGCTCGGCGCCGTCACCGGGCTCACCTCGGTGATGATGGTCGAGCTGGTCACGATCGGCCGGATCGGCTTCGCGATGGGCCGCGACGGCCTGCTGCCCGAGAAGATCGGCACGGCGCACCCGCGCTGGGGCACCCCGCACCGGATGACGATCATCGGTGGCGTGGTCTGCGCGGCGATCGCGGCCTTCACCCCGATCACGGCGCTGGCCGACATGGTCTCGATCGGCGCCCTCGCCGCGATGATCATCGTCGCGGTCGCGGTGCCGGTGCTCCGGCGGACCCGGCCCGACCTGGAGCGCCCGTTCCGGGTGCCGTTCTCGCCGGTCGTCCCGGCGCTCACCGCGCTCGCCTGCCTCTACCTGATGCTCAACCTGAACCTGGACACCTGGATCCGGTTCGCGGCCTGGCTGGCGCTGGGCCTGGTCGTCTACGCCGTCTACGGCCGCAGGCACTCCCTCATGGGGAAGGAGGCCGCCAGGGACCAGGCCTGA